A region of Lycium barbarum isolate Lr01 chromosome 3, ASM1917538v2, whole genome shotgun sequence DNA encodes the following proteins:
- the LOC132631675 gene encoding uncharacterized protein At3g06530-like, translating to MMIVSLLADKVALSPKVVKSLILSIAEAARADARDSTDMQWCRMSLMTLITVVQLQSVEFIPKKIVDILKDIRDISGLLRELVEEFNTEKFLALFWTLLLSTGGNGCFTC from the exons ATGATGATCGTAAGCTTACTAGCTGATAAAGTAGCTCTGTCCCCTAAGGTTGTCAAAAGCTTGATCCTTTCCATAGCCGAAGCAGCTCGAGCAGATGCTAGAGATTCTACGGACATGCAGTGGTGCCGTATGTCTTTGATGACCCTAATCACTGTTGTCCAG TTGCAATCTGTTGAATTTATCCCCAAGAAGATTGTTGATATCCTTAAGGACATCAG GGATATTTCAGGACTTTTAAGAGAATTGGTAGAGGAGTTCAACACCGAGAAATTTCTAGCCTTGTTTTGGACTCTCTTGTTGAGTACAGGTGGGAATGGCTGCTTTACCTGTTGA